Below is a genomic region from Rhodospirillum centenum SW.
CGCCATCCTGGACTGGGAGCTGGCGACCCTGGGCCATCCGCTCAGCGATCTCGCCTACAACTGCATGGCGTGGCATCTGCCGGCGGGAGTGAAGGAGTTCCCGGGCCTGAAGGGCATCGACCTCACGGCCCAGGGCATCCCGACGGAGGAGGAATACGTCGCCGCCTACTGCCGCCGCACGGGCCGCGGGGGCATCCCCGACTGGCCGTTCTACATGGCCTTCTCCTTCTTCCGCATTGCCAGCATCTGCCAGGGGGTCTATGCCCGGGCCTTGCAGGGCAACGCCGCCGACCGCCGCGCCATCGGCTATGGCGAGGTGGCGCGCGTCACGGCCGGGATCGGCTGGTCGCTGATCTCCGACCGGGCCTGACGGGGAGACGGCGGGTCGCGGTGGCGGCGGCCCTGCCTGCCGCCCGGGTGCCCGTGGCCGGCCTCCGACGGGGGGCCGGCAGAGCCGCGCCCGGATGCCGGCAGGGGCCGCATGCTGTGACGACAGGTCCCGTTAACCAATTTGACATTTTCGTTACAGCGTGGGATCGCTGACCCTATCCTTAGGTTTCCGCAAGGAATTGGATTTATGTAGAGCCTGCCCCGGAGGCGCTATCCTGGGGCATGGATGGGCTCATCCCGACGTCAGGAGGGGCTGTGGCGAAGAAGCAGGCGGCCAAGAAGAAGAGAATGCAGGTGGCCGCCCTGCCGTACCAGATGGAGGACGGCCATCTGCGCGTGCTGCTGGTGACATCCCGCGAGACGCGCCGGTGGATTCTGCCCAAGGGCTGGACCGAGAAGGACCTCGACGGTCCCGGCGTGGCTGCGCTCGAAGCCTATGAGGAGGCGGGGGTGCGCGGCGTCGCGGCGCCGAAGCCGATCGGCTCCTACCAGTATTTCAAGCGGCTGAGCACGGGCCGGACGGTTCCGTGCGACGTGAAGGTCTACGCCCTTGAGGTGATGGAGGAGCTGGAGGACTGGCCCGAGGCCAAGGAGCGCCAGCGCCGCTGGATGTCGCCATCGCAGGCGGCGCTGCACATCTCCGAGACGGGGCTGGTGGACCTGCTGCTCCGCCTGGGCATGCCGACGGTCGATTAGGGCCGGATCAGTTTGAACCCGGATCAGACGGGCCGGGGCGCCGCCGCGTCGCACCGCGCCACCCAGGCGTGCAGCGCGTCGAACGTCTCCTGTGCCGCGGCGATGCAGGCGGTTTCCGCCTCCGGATCGGCGCAGGCGGTGGCCAGTGCCTGCTGGAAGGCCCGCCACTGCCGCCCGATGTTGGCGCCGTAGGAGGTGTAGTAGCGCATGGCCCGGCCCCCCAGGCCGCCGAACACCTCCCCGTACTGGCGCACCACCACCTGGCCGCCCAGGGTCGATCCCTCCAGCACGTAGAGCGCGCCGAAGGCCCGTGCCAGCCCGTCCACCGGCGGCAGGTCTGGGCAGTCCGGCGCCGAGTCCGGGTCCAGGCCCAGATCCTCCAGGTCGGCGGCCAGCAGGGCGGTGCGGCGGCGCTGGTCGAAATCCAGCCCCGTCTCCGACCAGTCGAGGCCGCCCAGCACCGACTCGAGCGGGCGGTGGAAGCCCAGCAGGATGCCCAGCCAGCCAAGATAGCCGTCCAGAGTCCGCAGCCGCCGCTCGGGATCGACCTGCGCCTCCAGGGCCACATGCTGGTCGCGGGTGGCGAGGCGGAGCCTCACCGGCAGGTCGGTCTTCCGCGGGGGAGTCCTGGTGGCCTCCGGTCCCGTCGAGCCCGCCTCGATCATCGTACTGTCCATTCCTCTTCCGTATGGCACGGCTGACCCTACGCTCCGACAGGCGGAGTTCCAAGTGCGTGCGATAAAAAAAGGACCATCGCGGCGGCCCCCGTCCTCAGCGGTCGGCCTGCCGGTTCAGCACCGCCGTCACGGGCGCCAGCACGATGCCCCGGTCCTTCAGTCCGGCGGCCCAGGCGGCCAGCCGCTCCAGCGTCGCGGGGAAGGGCTGGGCGAAGCCGACCGCCGCGCCGTTGGCCCGGGCCAGACGCTCCAGCTCCTGCAACTGGGCATCGATGCCGCCGGCGCTGGCCACCCTGTCCACCAGCAGGTCGCTGGTGGCGCGCGGCAGGCCCAGTTCCGTGGACAGCCGGGTGGCGGTGCTCCGCGGCGTCATCCAGGCATCGACGAAGACCAGCCCGCGTCGCTTGAGCTGTTGCAGCACGGCACGCAGATGGTCCCCCTCCGCGGTGAAGCGGGTGCCGCTGGGGCTGGTCAGCCCGACATAGCCGGACGCGGCCGCCAGCGCCTTCTCCAGCCGGCCCAGATTGTCCTGGTCGGTCAGCCGGGTCAGCAGCGTGCCGGGGCCGGGATCGTTGCGGGGATAGCCCTCCGGCTCCATCGGCACGGAGAGCAGGACCTCATGCCCGTTCGTGCGGGAGCGGTCGATCATCTCCTGCACCCCGGTCAGGCCCGCCGGGAAGGCGAAGGTCACCGCCCCCGGCAGCCGGTCGATGGCGCTCTCCAGCATCGTCCGGGACAGGCCGAGATCGAACAGCACGATGGCGATGCGGGGGCGGGTATCCTCCTGCGGGAAGGGGCGGGCGTAGAACTGCCAGGGCGCCACCCCGTCCTCCCCGATCCGGGGCAGCAGGCCGGCCCGGGTCCGCTCCTGCAGGTCCGGATTGCGGGACGGACCCAGGGTCACCGGCAGGTCCACCGGGTCCACGGCGGGTTCCGGGGCCGGCGTTTCCGGCGTCCCGGTCGCGGCGGGTCCGGCGGGGTCCGCATCGGCAGCGGAAGACGCTCCGGGGGCAGCGTCGGGGAAGCGGGGCGTGCCGTCCACGGCCAGCACGGGCGTGCGCAGGACAGGTCCCTGGCGGGCGGCCGCCTCCATCCGGGCCAGCGTGTCCGGGGCGGCCAGCGACAGCCAGACGAGCGTTCCGGCGACGGCCAGCACGAGGCCGGCCACCGTCAGCGGAAAGGCGAGGGCGCGCGTCGGCCGTGCGACGGCCGGCGTGTCCAGGTCGATGTAGGACTCCCCGCCGGCCGCGGCGGCAGCCGTCCCGGCGGCGTTGCCGCGGCGCAGGCCGAAACGGCTGGCCAGCACTGCGGCGCTGTCGGACAGGTTCCCGTCGGTCATGGCCCGCCCGTCCCCGACGCGATCGTCCGCGTCGGGGGTCGGGGCGCCGGCGGCCGCCTTGGCTCGGAACCGGAACAGGGCCACGGGTCGGGACCGCGCAGCGTCAGTTGATCGACTTGCCCTGCGCGAACAGGGCGACCCCGCGCAGCAGGTCCACCGCCCGGGCGAGCTGGTAGTCGAAGGGCTGCTCCTGCCCGGGGCCCTGGGCCGTGGTCGGCTGGGGGGCTGCCGGGGCCTGCACCTCGCCACCAGCCGGGGCCTGCGGGGCCTGCGGGGCGGCGGGGGCGGCCGGCTGCTGGCCCGCGGGCCGGTCGGTGTTGCGCAGGGCGTGCGGGAGGTCCGCCTCGCGCCGGCGCTGGCCCTGCTGGATCTCCTCCAGCCGGGCGGGTTGCACCTCGATGTCCGGGCTGATGCCGAGCTGCTGGATCGAGCGGCCCGACGGCGTGTAGTAGCGCGCCGTCGTCAGCCGCATGGCGCCCTGGCCCTGCAACGGGATGATGGTCTGGACCGAGCCTTTGCCGAAGGACTGCGTGCCCAGGATGATGGCGCGGTGGTGGTCCTGCAAGGCGCCGGCCACGATCTCCGACGCCGAGGCGGAGCCGCCGTTGACCAGCACGACGATGGGCTTGCCGCGGGCCAGATCGCCCGACTTGGCGTTGTAGCGTTCGCCGGTGCCGTTCTTGCGGCCGCGGGTGGAGACGATCTCCCCGCGCTCCAGGAAGGTGTCGGAGACGGAGATCGCCTGCTCCAGCAGGCCGCCGGGGTTGTTGCGCAGGTCGATGACGTAGCCGACCAGCTTGTCGCCCACCTGCTCCTCGATCTTGGCGATGGCCTTCTCCAGCCCCGGCTGGGTCTGCTCGTTGAAGCTGGAGATGCGGATGTAGCCGATGTTCTCCGCCTCCACGCGGAAGCGCACCGACTGCACCTTGATGACCGCGCGGGTCAGGGTGAACTGCAACGGCTCGGCCTGCTCGGCGCGGCGGACCGTGATCCTGATGTCGGTGCCGGCGGGACCGCGCATCTTCTCCACGGCGTCGCTGACCGACATGCCGAGCACGGCCTCGTCATTGATGTGGGTGATGTAGTCGCCCGGCAGGATGCCGGCGCGGTAAGCCGGCGTGTCGTCGATCGGCGACACCACCTTGACGACCCCGTTCTCCTGCGTCACCTCGATGCCCAGCCCGCCGAACTCGCCGCGCGTCTGCACCTGCATGTCGGTGAAGTTCTTGCGGTTCAGATAGCTGGAGTGCGGGTCCAGCGAGGTCAGCATGCCGTTGATCGCTGCCTCGATCAGCTCCTCGTCCGAGACCTGCTCCACATATTCGGAGCGCACCCGCTCGAACACGTCCACGAACAGGTCGAGCTGCTTGTAGGTGTCGGACTTGGCCGGCTGCTTCGACTGGGCGGCGGCGCAGGCCGGCGCGGTGAACAGCAGCGCCACGGTGGCGACCGATGTCAGGAACTTCCTCATGTCAACCTTGTCCTTTGCCGTCGGAGGGCGCAAAGCCGCGCAGGGGGTTGATCGGCTGACCGCCCCGCCGCAGTTCGAAATACAGGGATTGAGATCCATCGGTGGCCATGGCGCCCACAGGTTCGCCCGTCAGTACACGCTGGCCGACCTGACTGTCGATCCTGCCCAAGCCCGCCAAGAGGGAATGATATCCATTGGCGTGTTCCACGATCAAGATCAGCCCATACCCCTTGAAAGGTCCCGCGAACAGGACGGACCCGTCATAGGGGGCCACGACCACGGCGCCGGACCGGCCCTTGAAGGTCAGGCCGCGGCTGGTTCCGCCGAAGGCGTCGGCCTGACCGTAGCGGGTCGTCACCTCACCGGCCACCGGCATGATCATGCCGGTCAATCTGGGCACGCCGGTGGCGCGCCCCAGGGCGGCGACGCTGTCCCGCGCGCGCTTCTCCCGCTCGGCCTCCGCCGTGGCACGGCGGGCGGCCTCTGCCGCGGCCTTGCGGTCCCGCTCCCGGCGCTCGGCTTCCAGCCGGTCCACCAGATCCTTCAGGTCCCCGGCCTTTGCCGCCAGTCCGGTCAGTTTCGTGTCCAGCGCCTTGCGCTCGGCGGCGGTGCTGCGCGACAGCTCCTCCCGCCGGGCCACCAGCACGGCCATT
It encodes:
- a CDS encoding biliverdin-producing heme oxygenase, yielding MDSTMIEAGSTGPEATRTPPRKTDLPVRLRLATRDQHVALEAQVDPERRLRTLDGYLGWLGILLGFHRPLESVLGGLDWSETGLDFDQRRRTALLAADLEDLGLDPDSAPDCPDLPPVDGLARAFGALYVLEGSTLGGQVVVRQYGEVFGGLGGRAMRYYTSYGANIGRQWRAFQQALATACADPEAETACIAAAQETFDALHAWVARCDAAAPRPV
- a CDS encoding NUDIX hydrolase, with protein sequence MAKKQAAKKKRMQVAALPYQMEDGHLRVLLVTSRETRRWILPKGWTEKDLDGPGVAALEAYEEAGVRGVAAPKPIGSYQYFKRLSTGRTVPCDVKVYALEVMEELEDWPEAKERQRRWMSPSQAALHISETGLVDLLLRLGMPTVD
- a CDS encoding S41 family peptidase, encoding MRKFLTSVATVALLFTAPACAAAQSKQPAKSDTYKQLDLFVDVFERVRSEYVEQVSDEELIEAAINGMLTSLDPHSSYLNRKNFTDMQVQTRGEFGGLGIEVTQENGVVKVVSPIDDTPAYRAGILPGDYITHINDEAVLGMSVSDAVEKMRGPAGTDIRITVRRAEQAEPLQFTLTRAVIKVQSVRFRVEAENIGYIRISSFNEQTQPGLEKAIAKIEEQVGDKLVGYVIDLRNNPGGLLEQAISVSDTFLERGEIVSTRGRKNGTGERYNAKSGDLARGKPIVVLVNGGSASASEIVAGALQDHHRAIILGTQSFGKGSVQTIIPLQGQGAMRLTTARYYTPSGRSIQQLGISPDIEVQPARLEEIQQGQRRREADLPHALRNTDRPAGQQPAAPAAPQAPQAPAGGEVQAPAAPQPTTAQGPGQEQPFDYQLARAVDLLRGVALFAQGKSIN
- a CDS encoding divergent polysaccharide deacetylase family protein — protein: MTDGNLSDSAAVLASRFGLRRGNAAGTAAAAAGGESYIDLDTPAVARPTRALAFPLTVAGLVLAVAGTLVWLSLAAPDTLARMEAAARQGPVLRTPVLAVDGTPRFPDAAPGASSAADADPAGPAATGTPETPAPEPAVDPVDLPVTLGPSRNPDLQERTRAGLLPRIGEDGVAPWQFYARPFPQEDTRPRIAIVLFDLGLSRTMLESAIDRLPGAVTFAFPAGLTGVQEMIDRSRTNGHEVLLSVPMEPEGYPRNDPGPGTLLTRLTDQDNLGRLEKALAAASGYVGLTSPSGTRFTAEGDHLRAVLQQLKRRGLVFVDAWMTPRSTATRLSTELGLPRATSDLLVDRVASAGGIDAQLQELERLARANGAAVGFAQPFPATLERLAAWAAGLKDRGIVLAPVTAVLNRQADR
- a CDS encoding murein hydrolase activator EnvC family protein → MATGPARKRRIATAGAGLLAVLLAGQVTAADTKQPDPQRELDRVQQDLKAGEAQRRQLDSAAEALESELADLRARAVQAATEQRRQEEALAHAEAALEAVARDEAERSRRIDADRAAMAELLGALQRLSRLPPEALIARPEQPADTVRSALLLRALVPELKTRADGLAADLEKLAEVRTDLAARRDAAATAAAALGRQQREMAVLVARREELSRSTAAERKALDTKLTGLAAKAGDLKDLVDRLEAERRERDRKAAAEAARRATAEAEREKRARDSVAALGRATGVPRLTGMIMPVAGEVTTRYGQADAFGGTSRGLTFKGRSGAVVVAPYDGSVLFAGPFKGYGLILIVEHANGYHSLLAGLGRIDSQVGQRVLTGEPVGAMATDGSQSLYFELRRGGQPINPLRGFAPSDGKGQG